From a single Lytechinus variegatus isolate NC3 chromosome 9, Lvar_3.0, whole genome shotgun sequence genomic region:
- the LOC121421470 gene encoding alpha-(1,6)-fucosyltransferase-like, producing the protein MGKIINVMVFSISALFFALLEYSSWSSQTSYNPVKPVYRISRTGGYPSWNESGLKRLSTLIQKRLYTLQNPSDCAKARKIVCNFNTRCGFGCQAHHVSYCMIMAYGTGRTLVLQSKGWDYDKEGWEKFFQPLSETCRDPTGVTRGKWTTPDKNENFQVLALPLAGYLTEDLKPDFLPLAIPADIADELRRFHSNPSIWWIGEIMTYIMRPKNHTTDFIDKAMAGLGFTHPIVGIHVRRTDKLIWEAKFHGIEEYMVHAIDFYEDYERREGYIGKRRIFMATDDVGLLDEARKKYPDYMFLSDRTITESAQTSSRLSAGSLQGIIIDIHLLAFSDFLVCTFSSNVCRLAYEMMQHYHVDASSKAHSVDDPYHWHGQKANSSGKAVMMPLPTST; encoded by the exons ATGGGTAAGATAATAAATGTGATGGTGTTCAGTATATCTGCTTTGTTCTTTGCCTTGCTCGAATATTCCAGTTGGTCATCGCAAACGAGTTACAACCCGGTGAAACCAGTCTACAGAATCAG TCGAACGGGAGGCTACCCGTCTTGgaatgaaagtggattgaaaaGGCTTTCAACTCTGATACAAAAGAGGCTCTATACCCTTCAG AATCCTTCTGACTGTGCTAAGGCCAGAAAAATTGTGTGCAACTTCAACACGAGATGCGGATTCGGTTGCCAGGCCCACCATGTCTCATATTGTATGATAATGGCATACGGCACGGGGAGAACGCTCGTCCTACAATCCAAGGGCTGGGATTATGACAAAGAAGGATGGGAAAAGTTCTTCCAGCCCCTAAGCGAGACTTGTCGTGATCCAACGGGAGTGACACGAGGAAAATGGACAA CTcctgataaaaatgaaaacttccAAGTTCTGGCACTCCCTCTCGCAGGGTACCTTACTGAGGATCTAAAGCCAGATTTTCTGCCTTTGGCAATACCAGCGGATATCGCAGATGAACTAAGAAGATTTCACAGCAACCCATCCATCtggtggattggtgaaataatGACTTACATTATGAGGCCCAAGAACCACACGACAGATTTCATTGACAAAGCGATGGCTGGCTTGGGGTTTACGCATCCGATCGTTGG CATCCATGTAAGGCGGACTGATAAACTTATATGGGAAGCCAAATTCCATGGCATTGAAGAGTACATGGTGCATGCTATTGATTTCTACGAGGACTATGAAAGGAGGGAAGGATATATAGGCAAGAGGAGAATCTTCATGGCAACGGATGACGTTGGTCTTCTTGACGAAGCAAGGAAAAA ATATCCTGATTACATGTTTCTAAGTGACAGGACTATCACCGAGTCAGCCCAGACGTCATCGAGATTGTCAGCGGGGTCCTTACAAGGAATCATCATCGATATCCACCTCCTTGCTTTTTCTGATTTTCTTGTTTGCACCTTCTCCTCAAAC GTTTGTCGTTTGGCTTATGAAATGATGCAGCATTACCACGTGGATGCATCAAGCAAGGCTCACTCTGTTGATGATCCATATCATTGGCATGGGCAAAAAGCCAATAGTTCTGGGAAAGCAGTCATGATGCCTCTACCTACATCTACCTGA